A window of Glycine soja cultivar W05 chromosome 2, ASM419377v2, whole genome shotgun sequence genomic DNA:
GACAACCTTCAACGACTCCGACATCACGATTGCATGCATTcttattcaatcaatttcaatagcttttttctttaattttaatatctttattttctaaatgagTTCCAATATTTATAGGGTgtattttattaggattttaaaaaaaattaaaagtttttatataaaaaagtcttatgatattcaatcaagacttttaaattatagaaataaattatgtaatattcaattaaaacttttaagaattttgaagaaaaacaaaaaaattcattagtatttaattaagattttcttAATACTCatacatattattttgattttcaaaagtatacaaatttcaatttaaattactttttaggGGGATTTCATGggataaacataaaatataaatatcacaCTCATTTAGTAACAAATATCTATTTAAGGTAGACTATATTTTTAGCTTCTTTATATAATATACATGTAtggttacaaattattttaaaattaaaaatacatttgaaAATTAAGTTGCAATATTAGTTTTGCCACCATTAATTTATATATCTCTATCGGTcttagaaggaaaaaatattttttcaactaaCTCATCAACAATGTCATCAAAATTTTTGAAAGTTTTGCATACTTTCTTGCATTCTTTTTCAATtggttgacattttttttttctcatccgTTATCAACTACTTTCTTTTGTTAAAGGCAGTATAGACATTTGTAGTCTTCTTCACAAAGAATTTTGTTTCGATAAATTCCCAATAGAATTGATAGACAAATCTTTTCATCTTCAATAATTTTGAACCTATTGTTCATACTCAAAAGCAAGAATGAAACATGTTAATACATGATATGTAAAAAAATGCTATAAGAGAACTTGGAGTTAGAATcaattagttattaataaaatattaaaaaattatatttattttactttttttattcataacttatcatttattttttatctcttttattgaCTATtagaattttgaatattttttaaaagtttataaaattacttaaaatcttataaattcataaaagtcttctaaatcttataaaataaattcttcCAAATCTTATGAATTCACATGCTAtaaatttaaactataaaattttaatcataaatcttttaaaataatttaaaagtaattacgTTACTACAAAGTCTACAATGTTTTATGccaaaatagtattttatttagCCAATATTTCCAACAGTTTCTGTGGATATGCGTAATTAAACCAGCTTCACTATTTGTTACCATGACGTTTTTGCACAAAAaatatggataaaaaatttCGTAGACTTTCCCTTAGTAATACTTACAATTAATCTGATGAAAATTGATAAGGACATAAGAAGAAACCAATCATGATATTTCCTCGTGATTGCACCCTGCTTCATTAAAACGAAAAACTCTTGCACCCTGTTTAATTAACAAGTCAACTCTTGGGCTTTTGAAACTACCTTCTGCGAACACCTTCTCATGGATatctattaatattttcaaGTTATCGATTGAGTATCCGATTTTACTTGTGATAAAAATTAGACAGTTGTACGCTTAAATTATCAACATATGTCATTTCAAAACATTTCCAATCTTtcaacatatatttatatatatatagtcaaaaCAAGTTCATTCATATTTTACTAGGCATGTCTTTCTCAGCAGCACAGGGTATGTGACTATCACCAATCGCCGATCGAGCACCGAGTTCTTATAAATTCTGGCTTGGCTAACATCTTCTCTCAGACCAAACAATCATCACCCAAGAGACAAAAAGCTTACATAATCAAATatgacatcaagagcactcagaAGCTTTCTCTTCCTTTTAACATTATCTTTTCTATTTGTAGACGTATCTGTATCAATATCTTTTGTACCAGCAGCCGTTGGAGTAATAGCCAGACAAATCCCGTCGTGGCTTAGACTTATCAGAACAAGTAAATTTTTTTCCAGCATCTtgaataaattgaagtcattCTTCAATATGTTCAAGGAACTAAAGCTCGGAAACATAGCCGAGGGGGTGTCTAATGTGAAACAATATTTAGACCTCTTCGGATACTTAAACTCTACGTTACATTCAAATTTCAGTGACGAATTCACCCTCGATCTCCAATCCGCAATAATCAAGTACCAGAAAAATTTCAatctcaaagtcactgggcaaATAGACAGGAAAACATATAACATCATATCACAACAACGATGCGGTGTTCCCGACATCATCAACGGCACCACCACGATGAACATGGGCAACTCCAACACGACGCCGTTTACGCCGTGGTGGAAAGCAGGGAAGAAAGTACTGAGCTATGCTGTTCACCCTCAGAACAACGTCTCTGACAGCGTCAAGGTGTTGTTCCGAGAAGCCTTCGACCGGTGGTCGAAGGTTACGTTGGTTAACTTCACGGAGACGGCGTCGTTTAATGAATCGGATGTTAGGATAACGTTTCTGGAGTTGGATGGAAAAGGTGGAACGGTGGGGGGTGCCGATAGAAACTATAGTTTGGGTGTTGGGAGCGTGTATTTGGACTCGGAGGAGGAGTGGGTGGTGCGTGGTGAGAACGAGGAGGGTGACGTGGACTTGGAATCTGTGGTGATGCACATGATTGGTCACTTGCTAGGGTTAGGGCATTCTTCTGTGGAAGAAGCTGTTATGTACCCGATCGTGTTGCCGGAAAAGAAGACGGAGTTGTCGTACGATGACATGCAGAGGATTCACCAAATATATCACgtgaaataatataaataaaaatttggtcAACTACTTCACGTAATGGTAGGAGTGATGACGTGCTTGGCTGTTGTGTGTTGGAGTCAAAGTGAAACCTAGTTGCTTTGGCTGGTGGATTTGCTTTCATggctttagtttttgttttttttgaatGAGTAGTTATCTTTTGATGTTACTATGGAGTGTTATATCTATTTATTAGATGTGTGGAGAAATGGAGATATCACaaaaaattaagtgaaaaatAGAGATAAAAGAAGCTTGATTTGTGTAGATTTGTGAAGGATGTAATATAAGACCCACAGTTTATATGAACTAAACAAGAACTAACGAGTTTATCCAAAACAGAACAAGTACTAAAAAGAGCTAGGATGTGCATAACATAAATTAAGACCATTATGTTTGTCACGGAGACGGGCTTTAGTATGTATTGTTTCTGTCTAGTTACGATGGACCCTAGCTTTagaataataatgatttttattaagaaataaaaggtctttttataaaattagtagattgtaaaaaaaagaattaaatgttGGCTAAGACTGTAAgagaatttaatttgtttttcatccatCTGATTGAAGTTCAAAtgattttcattattatataaatttatttgtaagtaattgaaatcaaattttaaatactagaaaaatgatactttttaaaaaaaattgtacaataaaatatataattatagtaGACAAGAAATagatacataaaataaatactactacgtacaaaaaagtttttcaaagataattctttaatactttttatcattattttaactatctttaaatttatcatCCTACAAGATATTTATTTTCCAAGATGGTTTTAAACCATTTACGATgacaatttgtatatttttttagaaaatttcttacaatgtgttattttttattttgaaatattaaaactaacttaaaaatatttattctaaattatttttttaaaattaaatttgaatgtatattttttaagataatttatgtGCACAAGTATCATAATATCGTGTACGATAGAATAACGGGAGTGTATCGTGCATGAGAGTATACATATGGGGAGTGTATTGTTCATGATAATATACATataggttttttaaaaaatttaatgagggGAGTGTATCGTGCATAATAGTATACATAtggatttttctaaattttaaatcttacaAACTCATGCTACCAGTGAAGCATCAAATGAGGAAGAGTCTATTCTGATTATGAGTGGTCAAATCTTTAGTTAAGATTTAACaaacttaaaaaatcaaaaaatgtattatatatttcatatttatcaatgtaAATAAGCgttttcttttctattattctttcttatttcaatttcatgtatcttttattcttatattatcTTTATGGATTAGGTGTTCAACAGAAGATGGtccttaataaaaatacaacgaAAGTCTTACATGCATAATTTTTAGGAATTAGTTACtcgaaaaagaataatttttagcAGAACTAAAAGGATGGAGTATCTTAACAAAATTATTGTTAGATATGGAGTGATTTCATTATAtccatgcatcaaagcaaacatctagaattagaacttcatgtcTTTTATCTGTTGAGTCTTACAAAGATATTTGAGAGATAGACAAGTAATATAAACTTGTCATCATGATACATCGAGGGACGACAACTATTCTACCAGATGTGGTAATAGTAGGAAAAAGATTCATCAaattaatagagaaaaatcaaaaataacacattttagACAAATAAGACAAGTTAGgtctcaatatcatcataaccTCTagatttatctttctttatcttcatctttatcgtttatctttcttatcttttaattttcttattttatctgttattttttatcttcatcatttttaatttaaatctttaattttttttatcttctatttttatctctaaatcttttatcttttcttttgaatttttatcttatctctaATCTTTCTTtgttagtaattttaaatttttttatctcttatttataatttgaatttatatttatcaaaatacaaatataatctTCAATATTCAAACTTCTGATAATAAATTTCATCCATTTTCCAATGAGTTAACAACCCACTCCTACActataattattcaattattccCTTAAAATTTAGCTATTAACAACGAAGAATTGGCCACCAGTATGAAAGCATTGTCGTGTCACTCTTTTTCAAATAAGGCCTacccaaacaaaaaaacacactCTCTTCCAATaggattctttttatttaataaaatatatacagaattttaaaattatttaaatgtaggAAACAATAACATTAATAACAAGATAGGATATCTTAAAGAAAAGAGCTGATAGGTTGAAATATGAACTGATATCATGACCCAATCCACACTCAGACTGTACCGCCGTACGCGTAGTTAATAATGAAATTTACACCTCACTCTTATGCCGTCAGCTATTTGCCTCAGCTTATACGTCATCAACTCTCTTTCCATTTTATCACTGTTTTATGGTTGATTTTATCACAAATATCATCCTAATTACATAAATGATCATCTCAACTCTgtagattaaaattttaaaatatttaatttttctgtttttatatagattttacaatcaaagaaattttaattttaatttaaaatattttaattttaattttgtattttaattcaacAATGAGAATGATCTTTCTCACGTGAGAGAATCATCTcatgtaaaatattatatatatatatggggcttaaatttattatatgtatCTAATAAactattgatttttgttttttaggtccttaaatatttttttttatatttgatcaattatatactaaaatttttattttcaatttgtcTCTATTGTTGAAAAGGTGTCacgtaaaaaaattgatatatctTAATCCGATggaactaataaaatattaagaagctaaaataaaaatgtattattttaaagattattgaaaagaaagaataaagctCAAACCATGAATATGATGTTTTACGAATTAACaatactaattaagaaaaagaagttATAATTGCCGAATTGTGCCCGCAATGATTGTGATAGTATATTGATATATTTTGGTGGAAAGGTAAAGAATAAGTAGTTGTGGGTTGTGGCTGTGAGTTGATTTAATTTGTGTTGGTGATGCTAGCCAAATTGATGCGTCAAAGTGACAAAGAAAGAGGCAGTGATGATGTTGGAAGTCACGCCAAACTCAgacagaaatattttattttttttatttgacttttttATTGTCTGAttttatgatgttttttttaatatttaattttaaaaaatataaaaattatatgattttaaagtaaCAAACATATGAAAGGGAAGCCAAATCCCTTTTGTTTGGGCTAATAAAACCGTTTTCTTTGAGTATGTGTTATAGATATAATAAACTGAGACAGCAATGCTTGATTTTGGAATTTATAACTTGCGGGTGGACCGAGTATGTGTTAGCTTGCTGGTTTTATAgagttaatataatatttaagataTAATAAAGTATAATCAGCATTTATGGTATAAACCTAGTCGGAATCACTTTTGTTTTCGTCATGCAGTAGCATACCTTTAGGCCTTCTAATAAAAtggtaaatattattttatccgTATATAATACATTCGTGGTTGGAGGTAGACATATTTTCCCCATaatttcttacaaaaataaatcactcaatAAGTGTTTGCACCCAACCTCTTTATATTTAGCGGTCAATAAAGTTTTTCCTCACAAGTCCGTGAGAATCAAACTCTAGATACGGTTGGAAATATTctgtaaaaagaaatataaaaataggaaaaacttgtaaaaaaaaagagagagagagattaacAATGAAGAGAATAACCATTAAAATTCATGAAATGAGAATGCCTATGTATAAGTTACAACCGATCTGAATGAATCTGCTAAACAACCTAATCTTCTATCATATCTATtcgaaatataaattaattaactacTAAAACAAACTATAAAAGATGAAATCTGTAACAATGATAAAACTCTATCTAAAACTTATTCTAAACTCAAAATTCAATTAAGGCAAATCCCATATCTTTAACAGGACAATTAAAGAATAGTCTATGAaggaaaaattgaataaaaaacgaaaaagaatcaccaattCGAAACAAATAGTATAGTACAGCACCACTAACTGACCCCATACCAGTCACGTGCATGAAGTTTTATCAACAAGTTGTCCCCACGAACTGCAACTGGAAAATGACTCCAAGCCCAAAACGCAGCGAGCAAAACAAAACCACCAGTCCCCCACTAGCTATATATGCAGTTTACAATAAGAGACACCACAGGTTACGGTCATCCACAGATTATCAACAAATGGATGaaaagtataataatatatttatgaatcacgattaaaataaatttctattaattaattaattttaaaactctCACAAAGAAAGATGTGTTAAATCGAACAACAATATTATatggtctttttattttataatagccaataattttttttttatacagctaaaatttaaattttagttgttttattgttgttttCACTCTCATTCAAAGGAGTAAAAGAATGAACTTGTCCCCGATAACCACGCTACACAGCCTAGTAAATTTTCTACATCAAAATGATCTATGTAAAACTCCAGCAGCAGCGGGAAAAGACTCCGATTCCTCTAGTTCCAGTACACCAAAGCACTCTCCTACTCTCCATGCGTGAAGTGAAACTAGATGGCCACCCATGAATCAGTGAGTAGAATATGTTTCTTATTTAAAGATTAACTATCCCTATCACACTCAAAACTTTAGagccttaaattaaatttaaaaatgaaatcttttatttatttataaaatttaatgttattatttatcatttaagaatgtaatattttagttattcatataattttataataaattttttaagatatattagtactaaaaaaaattaagaatttttaaGATATATTACTGGCCCGTGGGACCCAGGGTCCGCGCGAGTTAcggactaatttttttaaacggttCATGGTGTCATATTTTTAGGTCCGCTGCGTTTAACCCGCGGACAATGCAGGTCTGGTTCGCAGGGTCCATGGATTGCCCGTAGTCGCATTAGTTATGATTCTCTTTTTCACTTCAAACTTTTctgttaaattaaatataaagaaatatattagataagataaagatttaaagataaaaataaaaaattaaaattaaaagatgataaagataaaaaaggataaaataagaaaaataaaagattaagataaaaaagataagcgataacatgttaaaaatcttcgtttttgatattttctcgatcttttttctttcaatttatcattttcatatatGCAAGtcatacataataaaaatatcaattcttatcatttaagctaaaaataattgttaaataaatatttttaaagatatttcaatatatttttattataaaaaatagctcacATCATATTTAACAGTTATCATTCGCGACTCACACTCTCGCACTCACGTGATACATCACAGCGACACAGCCTCGACCCACCACTGCGTCACCACACAAATACATCTCTTCTCtctagaatttgtttttatcctatttttgttgAGGTTAATTCATTATTGTTGCACTCTTAAATGTGGAGATGAGAGTTATTTCAAATGTGGAATCATTTTGTTGgagatatttaaatttcatattttagatttattgcttggattttcttttgttaaaacattatttattttattgatgtaatcgACTAACtattgagattgattttatttacacttgtattgaacttaatttgattgtattctattttttattaaaattaaaattcttttaaaattaaacccaCTAACTGACTTGTAAGAAACGAATAAACTAATCCGATTCGCTGCGAATACAAATTTATGCGGACAAACCTTACGCAGTCCGCCCACTTACCCACCCCTATTGTTTCCACACGAGGGACATCAAACTCATGAACTTACTCTGTCCCTTCTAGCGTGGAATTCGCAACAACGACCCTCATTCATCTTCCTCTATATATTACTCCTCAGCTCTTATATTTAGACGCACACAATCATGCAGCTCTAGGGAATCAAGAAAATTATTATACCCTTTAAGATGAAACCGTACCTACGTTCAATATTCCTATTATTCCTTATCCTTCTCGACCAATCCATTTCGGCGAGTGCTTTTTTTAATGGATTGCTAAACATTGAAAAGTGGCCCTTTAGCGAGAAAAGTTTGAAGTGGGGAAAGGTAGGGAAGGAGACGATAGATAGTATCAAtgactatttaaaaaaagagcTTGAGTCCCCTCCCGCACTACCGAAGCAAATCAATATTGAAGTTGAAGGCCTGTCTGTCGTCAAGTATTACTTATCTGACTACGGCTACATTGAATCCTCTGGGCCATTTAACAATATTTTCGACCAGGAAACAATGTCAGCCATTAAGACCTACCAGGAATTTTCCAATCTTCCAGTTACCGGCGTTCCGAACAAACAGCTTAAGCAGCAAATGTTGTCCCTACGATGCGGTGTCCCCGACGTTAACATCGACTACAACTTCACCGACGACAACACTTCCTATCCCAAAGCCGGACACCGCTGGTTCCCAAACAGAAACCTCACATACGGTTTTCTTCCCAAAAACCAAATCCCAGACAACATGACTAAGGTGTTCAGAGATTCCTTTGCCCGGTGGGCCCAAGCCTCGGGAACTTTGAGTCTCACGGAGACAACCTACGACAACGCCGACATCCAGGTAGGGTTCTACAACTTCACTGCCTTGAGCATTGAAGTGCAGGTGTATGGTGGCAGCCTTATATTTTTGCAACCGGATTCTAGTAAGAAAGGGGTGGTACTTATGGACGGTAACATGGGCTGGTTACTTCCAAGTGAAAACGCCTCACTGTCTAAAGATGATAGAGTTTTGGACTTGGAGACTGTGGCGATGCACCAGATAGGGCATCTACTTGGACTTGATCACTCTCCCAAAGAGGACTCTGTTATGTATCCTTACATATTGTCATCACAGTCACAGCAACGAAAGGTGCAGCTTTCCGATTCTGACAAGGCCAACATTCACCTTCAGTTTGCTAACTCTGCAAGCCACGGTGGGTGCTTGGACGTGCTTTTAGTTACTACTTTCTCTCTTGGATTTGCTTACTTACTGCTCCTTTTGTATTAGTCGCTGCTCCTGTCCCACCTTGCTTTTGGACTTTTATGAGCTTTTTATATTTCTGATTGTTCAATGTTTATTGTATGTGTTCCCCAACCCGTGGTGACTTTTCGGTTTATTCATGTGCCTGTTTCTTATAGGCCTTTCGATTTTAATCTAAtggctcattttttttttcttttctccttgtattttttattccttttcttcttaTCTTTCCTTGTTTGCCCCTTCaattctcttctttctctcccatcttctttctctctccttctATCCGCCACCATAGTGCACCGTCACTTGTAGTTGCTTTGGTGGTACTCTACCACAGAAGAAGCAAGTGGAGCCTTGTTTCCATTACTTTACGGAAATTCACTTAATCACATTCAATTGGTTCATTGAGGAATGATTGCGgcgttgtgttttttctttcgtGTTTCTGTGTGAGTCATTTGAGCGGTGCTgcgaaagaagaaaaaactccGGCGGGTGCCCACTGGTTGTCTGCGGTGGAGAGAAGGAGTGTTTTGTGCGGAAGAAAAGAAGTGGGGCAAACAAGGAAAGACAGGAAgaaaggaataaaagaaaaggagaaaagaaaaaaaaattgaaccatCAGATCGACGAAAACTAAACTAAGTGTCAAGGGAAACGAAAAGCATAATAGCAGAAGTCAAGTTCAAAAATTATACAAAGTTTCACAAAGAAGATCCATATATGTTTCAAATGCTAGATTCCTTCGAATAGATGGCTATGGGTGATAAATTATGAAttggaaaatacaaaaaatatgttgcaacttgcaagggATGCATCAGTAACAATTGTTTATAAGTAGTACTGCCATCAGTATCAACTTTATCAGCAAAAAAtaagttgcaacttgcaagggATGCACCACCCACTTACAGCTTAATTAATTGTCAccgataaaaaaatgtttgatacaCATCCAAAATCCTATTTAACATTtagattgagaaaaaaatgaaaaatacataaaatgataaaatttatgatataagaaaaaaataaaaaagtgtggatgcaatatttaaaataaaaaataatttataaattattactcATGGAAAACGAGAACTCAATAAAACTCGCACCATGTACTTGTGAATCCCACCAATCACGATACATAGCCATTAATATAAGCCTAAAAGGAAACATCCAATTACAAGTTGAATGTTAATATATGCACAGCCACTTACTGCATACAAGAAGATGCAATAGTAACAAGGACGATTCCAACTTCTCTACTCGCGTAATAGCTTTGTAGCTTCCCATGCATGTGACCCACTAGTTCTAATCCTAACTGATACAATTACAGGTAGGAATATTCACGAGTTGGtaagaatcaaatcaaatttaaggtaaaattaaatttacattagttatatttgattagattgatttgatttaaattttgattttttttatcatttatattaattaaaaagggATTAGTTTAGTTGAGTCAATcaactataataaaaaattaaattgtaatatttttaacgattttttatgtttattgtctatttgatataaatatttaattttatattaacgcAAGATaagcatatttttgttttcaataacatactatttatattttatttaaaatatttaatcagCATGTTTGCGGACTACCCACATAAGCCACTTAATCTGAAATCACTTTACACTTACACAAAAATAATGAATCAAAGATAAATAGAGAACTAAGGCTAAACCTAATCGGAAAAATCTGATAGTTGCCAAACACAAACCCTTACCCTTCCCTAGACCTGCCCTGGTCATGCCACCGCCCCTTTTACAGGCAACTTATGCTTCCTCCGACCACCATCGTGCCCCTTTTACACTTCTTCGTCTTGTTTGTAGGAAAATATTGGCGAAGATATGCTTCCTCCGACCTGCCCTGTGTGTGATGACTGCTACTTGTGTTTCTTGTACGACTATTCCAGCGATACCAACATGCATGGTTGTTGCTAGTTTGTACGTACAAAATTTATgcattaattatgttataaaattttagaattttagttATACGATAAGTATTTACGATTGCCAATTGTGAGGCAATCATTCAA
This region includes:
- the LOC114370385 gene encoding metalloendoproteinase 5-MMP-like; this encodes MTSRALRSFLFLLTLSFLFVDVSVSISFVPAAVGVIARQIPSWLRLIRTSKFFSSILNKLKSFFNMFKELKLGNIAEGVSNVKQYLDLFGYLNSTLHSNFSDEFTLDLQSAIIKYQKNFNLKVTGQIDRKTYNIISQQRCGVPDIINGTTTMNMGNSNTTPFTPWWKAGKKVLSYAVHPQNNVSDSVKVLFREAFDRWSKVTLVNFTETASFNESDVRITFLELDGKGGTVGGADRNYSLGVGSVYLDSEEEWVVRGENEEGDVDLESVVMHMIGHLLGLGHSSVEEAVMYPIVLPEKKTELSYDDMQRIHQIYHVK
- the LOC114379753 gene encoding metalloendoproteinase 5-MMP-like — translated: MKPYLRSIFLLFLILLDQSISASAFFNGLLNIEKWPFSEKSLKWGKVGKETIDSINDYLKKELESPPALPKQINIEVEGLSVVKYYLSDYGYIESSGPFNNIFDQETMSAIKTYQEFSNLPVTGVPNKQLKQQMLSLRCGVPDVNIDYNFTDDNTSYPKAGHRWFPNRNLTYGFLPKNQIPDNMTKVFRDSFARWAQASGTLSLTETTYDNADIQVGFYNFTALSIEVQVYGGSLIFLQPDSSKKGVVLMDGNMGWLLPSENASLSKDDRVLDLETVAMHQIGHLLGLDHSPKEDSVMYPYILSSQSQQRKVQLSDSDKANIHLQFANSASHGGCLDVLLVTTFSLGFAYLLLLLY